One Psychrobacillus glaciei genomic region harbors:
- the purQ gene encoding phosphoribosylformylglycinamidine synthase subunit PurQ, translating to MKFAVIVFPGSNCDLDMYHAIKDELGEEVDYVWHDQTDLSDYDGILLPGGFAYGDYLRCGAISRFSNVMSEVIKAAEAGKPVLGVCNGFQVLTEAGLLPGALLRNKNLKFMCRTVDLKIVNNETLFTSKYVKDEVIQIPIAHGEGNYYCDEETLASLKENNQIVFTYASENPNGSMEDIAGIINEKGNVLGMMPHPERAANDIMGGSDGLALFKSIVKQWRESHVSHA from the coding sequence ATGAAGTTCGCAGTAATCGTTTTTCCAGGATCGAACTGTGATTTAGATATGTACCATGCGATTAAAGATGAGCTTGGGGAAGAAGTGGACTATGTTTGGCATGATCAAACCGATTTAAGTGACTACGACGGAATATTATTGCCAGGGGGATTTGCTTACGGTGACTACTTACGTTGTGGTGCAATTTCTCGTTTCTCAAACGTTATGTCTGAGGTTATTAAAGCAGCAGAAGCTGGTAAGCCAGTTTTAGGCGTTTGCAACGGATTCCAAGTATTAACAGAAGCAGGTCTTCTACCAGGAGCACTTCTACGAAATAAAAACCTTAAATTCATGTGTCGTACAGTAGATTTGAAGATTGTTAACAATGAAACACTATTTACTTCCAAATACGTGAAAGACGAAGTGATTCAAATTCCAATCGCACATGGCGAAGGAAACTATTATTGTGACGAAGAAACGCTTGCTAGTTTAAAAGAAAATAACCAAATCGTTTTCACATATGCTTCTGAAAATCCGAATGGAAGTATGGAAGATATTGCAGGTATTATCAATGAAAAAGGAAATGTCCTTGGTATGATGCCTCACCCAGAACGTGCTGCAAATGACATTATGGGCGGATCAGATGGACTAGCGCTATTCAAATCAATCGTGAAACAGTGGAGGGAATCACATGTCAGTCATGCTTGA
- the purS gene encoding phosphoribosylformylglycinamidine synthase subunit PurS, with the protein MKKVKVYVTLRESVLDPQGSAVMGALHSMNYNEVKDVRIGKFLELQIEESDRDLDVLVKEMCEKLLTNTVIEDYRYDVEEAVTK; encoded by the coding sequence ATGAAAAAAGTTAAAGTATATGTGACGTTACGTGAAAGTGTTTTAGATCCACAAGGTTCTGCAGTTATGGGGGCACTTCATTCCATGAATTACAACGAAGTGAAAGATGTACGAATCGGTAAATTTCTAGAGCTTCAAATAGAAGAAAGCGATCGGGATTTGGACGTACTCGTAAAAGAAATGTGTGAAAAGCTACTAACAAATACAGTGATCGAAGACTATCGTTACGATGTTGAGGAGGCTGTTACCAAATGA
- the purC gene encoding phosphoribosylaminoimidazolesuccinocarboxamide synthase, producing the protein MEKGRLLYEGKAKQLFATEDENILFVSYKDSATAFNGEKKEEIDGKGNLNNKITTILFQQLKKNGIESHFVEQISENEQLVRKVEIIPLEVVVRNVAAGSLAKRLGMDEGILLKHPIVEFYYKDDALGDPLLTDAHIELLELAKPEEIEILNRKALDINQVLQPIFKEIGVTLVDFKLEFGKTAKGEILLADEISPDTCRLWDDETNNKLDKDVFRRNLGSLTEVYEIILSRLGGLSK; encoded by the coding sequence GTGGAAAAAGGTCGTCTATTATACGAAGGAAAAGCAAAACAATTATTCGCAACAGAAGATGAAAATATCCTTTTTGTTTCTTATAAGGATAGTGCTACAGCTTTCAACGGAGAGAAAAAAGAAGAAATAGATGGAAAAGGCAATCTAAATAATAAAATTACAACGATTCTATTTCAACAATTGAAAAAAAATGGAATTGAATCTCACTTTGTAGAGCAAATTTCAGAGAATGAACAACTTGTAAGAAAAGTGGAGATTATCCCACTAGAAGTTGTTGTTCGAAATGTAGCAGCAGGAAGTCTTGCTAAAAGATTAGGAATGGACGAAGGAATTCTTCTAAAACATCCAATCGTTGAATTTTATTACAAAGATGATGCACTTGGAGATCCATTACTGACAGACGCACATATTGAATTACTTGAACTTGCGAAACCTGAAGAAATAGAGATACTTAATAGAAAAGCACTGGATATCAACCAAGTGTTACAGCCGATTTTCAAGGAAATAGGTGTAACTCTAGTAGACTTCAAACTAGAATTTGGGAAAACTGCAAAGGGTGAAATTCTGCTTGCAGATGAGATTTCTCCAGATACTTGCAGACTATGGGATGACGAAACAAACAACAAACTGGATAAAGATGTATTCAGACGTAATTTAGGAAGTTTAACAGAAGTTTATGAAATAATACTTTCCCGCCTAGGAGGATTATCAAAATGA